The DNA region TACGGTCAAGCTCGCCTACGTCGACCAGTCGCGCGACGCCCTGGATCCGAAAAACAACGTGTGGCAGGAAGTGTCGGGCGGCTCGGACATCCTCACCATCGGCAACTTCGAAATCCAGTCACGCTCGTACATCGGCCGCTTCAACTTCAAGGGTACCGACCAGCAGAAGATCGTCGGTCAGCTGTCGGGTGGTGAGCGTGGCCGCCTGCACATGGCCAAGACGCTGCTCCAGGGTGGCAACGTGCTGCTGCTCGATGAGCCGTCCAACGATCTCGACGTGGAAACCCTGCGCGCGCTCGAAGACGCCCTGCTCGAGTTTCCGGGCTGCGCCGTGGTCATCTCGCATGACCGCTGGTTCCTCGATCGCATCGCCACACACATCATCGCGTTCGAAGGCGACTCGCACGTCGAGTTCTTCCCGGGCAACTACAACGAATACGAAGCCGACAAGAAGCGTCGCTTCGGTGATGACGCCGGCCCGAAGCGCGTCAAATACAAGAAACTGGTCTGACGAAGTCGTCACCCTGTGTAGGAGCGCGCCCTGCGCGCGAAAGGCCTGTCGCGAGAATGCCTTTCGCGCGCAAGGCGCGCTCCTGCCGGAACCTGTTACAAAAAATTACTTAAGTAATCTCTTGTAACACCCCCAAATTCAGCGAGCGAAGCCATCCATGAACTTCATGACCGCACTGAAGGACGCCTGGCGTCGCAACGATTCATTGCTCTGCGTGGGCCTCGACCCGGAACCGGGTCGTCTGCCGGCCGGGCTGTCCGGCAACGAAGGCATTTTCGAATTCTGCCGCGCCATCGTCGATGCGACGGCAGGCCTGGTCTGCGCCTATAAGCCGCAGATCGCTCATTTCGCCGCGCAGCGCGCGGAGGATGCGCTGGAGCGCGTCATCGCGCATATCCATGCGACCCAGCCAGGCATCCCCGTCATTCTCGACGCCAAGCGTGGCGACATCGGATCGACGGCGAAACACTATGCCGCCGAGGCTTTCGACCGTTACGACGCCGATGCGGTAACGCTCAATCCATACCTCGGTCACGACTCGATCGCCCCGTTTCTCGAACGCGCGGACAAAGGCGTGATCCTGCTTTGCCGCACGTCCAATCCGGGCGGGAAAGATTTTCAGGCACTCGATTGCGGCGGACAGCCGCTTTACATACGCGTCGCCGAAACGATCGCCCGCGAATGGAACACAAACGGCAATTGCGCCCTCGTGACCGGTGCGACGTGGCCGGAAGAGCTTGGCAGGGTGCGTTTGGCGGTGGGTGACATGCCGCTCCTCGTTCCGGGCATCGGAGCACAGGGCGGTGACGTGGAAGCGGTTCTCAGGCAAGGAAAAACCGCCGATGGCACGGGACTGATGATTTCTTCCTCGCGCGCCATCCTTTACGCTAGCGGCGGTCCGGACTTTGCGGACGTAGCACATCGCGCCGCTGATGACTTGAGAAAGTTGGTCAACTTGCACCGCGAGCACTAAGCAAAACAAAAGGCAGTCGCAAATTGCACGACTTGGCAACTGCAAAAGGCTTACGCTCGCGCTGCACGCTATCCAACAATACCGGGCTTAAGGCGCCACCGCGTTCTACCGGAGTTGTCATGCCACCTATGAACCGAGGTTTTTCCCAACGCCTGCATGTCGCGCTGGACATGGCTGGCGTGAAGAAAGGCCGCGGCCGCATCACGCAGCTGGCCGATCTTTTCGATGTCAGCCGTGAGACGGCACGCAAGTGGCTGAGCGATCTTGGCCTTCCCGAACTCGAGCGCCAGATCGATATGGCGACCCGATTTGGCGTGAACTTTGAATGGCTTGCGACAGGTCGCGGCTCCCCCAATGGCGCCACCGGCGTGCGCGAGAGTCCGGCTCTCTACCGCGCGGATTCGCGTGAGCAGCTACGCCTTGTCGGTCTTGTAAGCCGGCTTCCGAAGGAGCGTCGCAAGGCGTTGCTGGTGATAGTCGAGGCGCTCGCGGAAGCGGAATAAGCGCCGCAGCTTCGCCAGCCGTGCCATGTCCTGCCAGGCCCGGAACCGTATCACGCGAGATTCCGGCAAGAAATTACTTAAGTAATTTCGCCGTATAGGCGTCTATACGGCGAATCTTAAAGAAGAACGCCTTCAGTCGTCGCCGACGTCCATGCCGGGGAAAAGCACCTCGGTGAAGCCGAATTTCGTAAAGTCGGTGATCCGCGACGGATACAGCCGACCGATGAGATGATCACATTCATGCTGCACCACGCGGGCATGAAAGCCTTCGGCGGTACGATCGATCGGCGCACCGCCGGGGTCCACGCCCTGATAGCGAATCAGCGAATAGCGATTCACCGCCCCGCGCAGGCCGGGCACCGAAAGGCAGCCTTCCCAGCCCTCTTCCATATCCTGGGACAAGGGCGTGATCACCGGATTGAGCAGGATCGTCTGCGGAACCGGCGGCGCGTCCGGATAGCGCTCGCTCGAATCGAAGCCGAAGATCACCAGCTGCAGGTCCACGCCGATCTGCGGCGCGGCAAGACCAACGCCGCCTGCATCATGCATCGTGTCGAACATGTCCTGGATGAGCGTGTCCAGTTCCGCCGAGCCGATCATCGTATCGGGCACGGGCGGTGCCACGCGCAGCAGGCGCTCATCGCCCATCTTGAGAATGTCGCGGATCATGGTCATGCCCGGGGAGTGGGATTGCCTCAAGCATGGCGGCGGATGGCGCCGGGCTCAAGCCTCCCGTCACCGCACCGCAGCACGCGCCCGGGTACGGAGCCATACGACCAATGGCTAATGCGTGAACCACCCCTGGGACATTGACCCTCATCCCGGGCAGGACGACCCTTGTCACATCTGCAAGGGGAGCACCCAAACGATGCAAAGCGCCATTCCCAAACCCAGTCCCGCGGGGAAAATCCTGTGGGCCGCCATCGCCATCGTCGGCGCATGGTGCCTCGGCGTCGTCGCCCTGCGACGCGGCGAGCCCATCAACGCGATCTGGCTGGTGACGGCTTCCATCGCCGTTTTCCTGATCGGCTACCGTTTTTACAGCCGCCTGATCGCCGACAAGGTGCTTCAGCTCGACCCGAGCCGCGCGACACCATCGGTGCTGCGCAATGACGGGCTGGACTATGTCCCCACCGACAAGTGGGTGGTCTTCGGGCACCACTTCGCCGCTATCGCCGGCGCCGGTCCCCTCGTCGGTCCCGTTCTCGCGGCTCAGATGGGCTATCTGCCGGGCACGCTCTGGATTCTGGTCGGCGTTGTCTTCGCCGGCGCCGTCCAGGATTTCATGATCCTCGGACTGTCCCTGCGTCGCGATGGCCGCTCCCTCGGCCACATGCTTCGTGCCGAACTGGGTGAAGTGCCCGGCGTCATCGCCATGGTCGGCGTACTGGTCCTGATGATGATCGTGCTGGCGGTGTTGGCGCTGGTCGTAGTCAAGGCACTGACACACAGCCCCTGGGGAACGTTCACCGTCGCGGCAACCATCCCCATCGCCCTGCTGATGGGTCTCTATCTGAGGTACGTCCGACCCGGACGCATTCTCGAGGTATCGATCATCGGCCTCGTTCTGCTGCTGGCGTCCATCTGGTACGGCAAGACGGTGGCCGATACGCCGGCCCTGGCCAACCTGTTCGACTACGACGCCAGGGCCCTGGCCTGGTGGCTGATCGGCTACGGCTTCTTCGCCTCCGTCCTGCCCGTCTGGCTGCTGCTGGCACCGCGCGACTACCTGTCGACCTTCCTCAAGATCGGCACGATCGCCCTGCTCGCCCTCGCGATCTTCCTGGCGGCGCCGACCCTGCAGATGCCGGCGGTCACCAAGTTCATCGACGGCTCCGGGCCCGTCTTCGCCGGCAACCTGTTCCCGTTCCTGTTCATCACGATCGCCTGTGGTGCGGTATCGGGCTGGCACTCGATCATCGCGTCGGGTACCACCCCCAAGCTGCTGGCCAATGAGGGCGAGGCCCGTATGGTCGGCTACGGCGGCATGCTGATGGAGGCCTTCGTCGCCATCATGGCCCTGATCGCCGCGTCGTCGCTGCACCCGGGGGTGTATTTCGCCATGAACTCCCCCGGTGCCCTGGTCGGCACCACCGCGGAAGCGGCCGCTCAGGCCATCAGCGGCTGGGGCTTTACGGTGACTCCCGCCGAGCTGACGGACACGGCACGCAACATCGGTGAAAGCACCATCCTCGGCCGCGCTGGCGGCGCGCCAACCCTGGCCGTAGGCATGGCCCAGCTGCTGCACGGGATCATGCCCGGCGAAGGCATGATGGCGCTCTGGTACCACTACGCGATTCTGTTCGAAGCGCTGTTCATCCTCACCACCGTCGATGCCGGCACGCGTGTCGGCCGCTTCATGATCCAGGAACTGGCCGGCATGGCCTGGGCGCCGCTCAAGCGGACCGATTCCTGGCTGGGCAATGTCGTCGCCACCGTGATCTGCGTCGGCCTCTGGGGTTACTTCCTCTATCAGGGCGCCGTGGACCCGCTCGGCGGTATCAATACGCTGTGGCCGCTGTTCGGCATCGCCAACCAGATGCTGGCCGCGATCGCGCTGATGCTCGCAACGGTGGTGACGGTGAAGCTGAAGCGCGAGCGCTATGTGCTGGTGCCCGCGGTTCCCGCCGCCTGGCTGGTGATCTGCACGCTCACCGCCGGCTGGCAGAAGCTGTTCGACGCGAAGATCAGCTTCACGGCTGCCATGCAGAAGTACGCCGACGCCGCCGCGTCCGGCAAGCTGCTCGCACCCGCCAAGACCGCTGATGAAATGCAGCGCATCATCACCAATAACCGCGTGGACATGATCCTCACCGCGCTGTTCATGCTGCTGGTGCTGACCATGCTGTTCTTCTCGCTGCGTGCGATCGTCCGCGCGTGGAAGGCCAACCGCCCGACCGCGCAGGAAGAACCCTACGTCGCGCTGTCGAGCGTGGCGAACTGAGGAGGCCGCCATGGACACGAACACACCGAACGCGCCGCGCTCGCTATGGAAGTGGGCGGTCCAGACCGCCCGCCTCTGCTGCGGCGTGCCGGATTACGACGTGTATGTGAAACACCTGCGCGAGCATCACCCCGAACACGATATTCCTACTTACTCGCAGTTTTTCCGTGAGAGGCAGGAAGCGCGGTATCGGGGGACGGGTGGGCGTTGTTGCTGATATCGCCCGTCGGCGTTTGAGCGAGGGCCGCGACGGAAGTCGCGGCCCTATTTTTTCCGCCCCTTACGCATGTTCGCCCGCGAATCGGCGATCAGGGCACGCACGGCCACGGCGGCCTCATTCGGACGACGTCGACGAATGGCTTCGTACACCGCCCGATGCTGCGGCAGCGAGTACTTGAAATGCTTCGCCGTGCGCGCGGACATCACGAAGAACGTCGCCAGCGCCGTCTCGATCACCGAAAACAAGGCGCTCAGCAGTTCGTTATTCGTCGCGGCCAGCACCGCCTCATGGAAGCGCAGGTCCGCCGCGGCCCAGGCATCGAGGTCGGCGGCATCCTCCATACCCTTCAGTGCCGCGGCGATGACGGCAAGCTGCTCCGGCTCGCGTCGCCGCGCCGCGGCCATGACGGCGGCGGGCTCGATGATCTCGCGCATCTCGACCAGCTTCTCGACAAAGTCTTCCGTCGGCATGGACGCGCAGCGCCAGCCCAGCACGTCGGCATCGAGGTGCTTCCAGAACTTCGGCTCGCGCACGCGCATACCGGTCTTCTGGCGTGTCTCGATCAGGCCTTTCGAGGCCAGGACCTTCAGCGCCTCGCGCAGCACGGTCCGGCTGACCGACATCTGCTCGGCGAGCACGGCTTCCCCGGGCAAGGCATCGCCCGGCGCGAAGACGCCGCTGACGATGGATTCGCCGATGTCCTCGGTCACTCTCGCATGCAGATTCTTCGCCCCGCCCGCCTTCCCAGCCATCACACCATGCCTTTTCCGCAACGACCCGCCCATCCTAGCGACGTAACGGCGTTACGCGATGATGCAGCGCAACTTGTCACTTGTCGGACAAATATGATCTGGTCGCAGGACTACCCACCCAAAGGAGTCGAGTTGTGATGAAACCGGTAAGCGCACTGGTCTCGGCGATCCTCCTGGCAACTTCCGCCGCGGCAACCGCCGGCGAAGCTTCCAGGGCCTCTTTCGGCACGACGCCGGATGGCAAGGACGTCACCGTGGTCACCCTCACCAACGGCAAGGGGATGACCGCGAAAGTCTTGTCGCTCGGGGCCGCGCTCTACGCACTCGATGTGCCGGATCGCAACGGTAAACCGGGTGACATCGTCCTCGGCTACCCCGACCTGAAGGGCACTTTCGACAATCCGCAGTACTTCGGCAACACCGTTGGCCGGTATGCCAACCGTATCGCCAGGGGCAAGTTCACGCTCGATGGAAAGCAGTACTCGGTACCGGTGAACAATGGCCCGAACTCCCTCCACGGCGGCAAGGTCGGCTTCGACAAGGTCATCTGGACCGTCGACAAGGTCGAATCCGGCGCCACGCCCAGCGTCACGCTGACCTACGTCAGTCCCGATGGCGACCAGGGTTACCCCGGCAAGCTCACCGCCACGGCGAAGTATTCGCTGAATGACAAGAACGAGCTGACCATCGAATACACCGCGACGACGGACGCGCCGACCATCGTCAACATCACCAACCACACCTACTGGAACCTCAGCGGTGAAGGCAGCGGCAGCGTCATGGACCAGGTACTGATGATCGCGGGCGATGCGTATCTGCCCACCGACGCGACGGCGATTCCGCTGGGCGAAGTGCGCAACGTGGCGGGAACCGATTTCGATTTCCGCAAGGCCAAGCCGATCGGCAAGGACATCCGCGACTCGAAAGAACAGCAGCTGGTCTTCGGCCGGGGCTACGACCACAACTGGGTGATCTCACGGAAGGAAGCCGCGCAGCCGCGCGAGGTGGCGCGGGTGACGGATCCGAAGAGCGGACGCGTGCTGTCGCTGTGGTCGGCACAGCCGGGCCTGCAGTTCTATTCGGGTAATTTTCTCGACGCGACGTCGTCGGGCAAATCGGGCGGTATCTATCGTCAGGGCGATGCCTTCGCGCTCGAGCCGCAGATCTTCCCCGATACCCCGAACCATCCGGACTTCGGCTCCGCGCGCCTGGAGCCGGGCAAAACCTACAAGAACACGATGACCTACAAGTTCACGACCACGAAGTAACCGCTATCCGATGTCGTGATGCAACGCTTCCGCCGGCCGACGCCGGCGGAAGCGGGGCGCCAGCTCCACCAGATACATCGCGGCAAGCACCATCGTTCCGCCAACGACCATGCGCGTCGTAAGCGCGTCGACGCCAAGCAGGACGGCGAATCCCGCCGCGAACACCGGCTCGGTCGTCATCACGATCGCGGCGCGGGTCGCCGGCATGTGCGCCTGTGCCCAGGTCTGCACCAGCATCGCAAAGGCGCCCGCGACCAGCGCCATGTACAGCACGGCGATCCAGGCCTTGCCGTCCGGCGGCAACGACGGGCCATGATGGGGCAGCGTCGCAAGCAGACACACGGCGGCGATACCGACCATCTGGACGGCCGACATGCCGAAGGCATCGCCCGGTTTCGACCAATGGCCCAGTCCAACGATGTGCAGCGCGTACAAGGCCGCGGACGCGAGGGTCAGCAGCACACCGATATCGATCTGGAAGCCGTTCAGGGCCAGAACTCCGAGGCCCGCGGTCGCCAGCACGACGGCCAGCCATGTACTCAGCGGCATACGCTGGCGGAACAGCACGAGCGCCAGAATCGGCGTAAGCACGACATACATGCCGGTAACGAAGCCACTGACACTGGGCGAGGTCAGCGCGAGGCCTTCCGTCTGCAGCCACTGCGCGAACCCATAGAGCACGCCGAGTGCGAGGCCACGCCTGCGCTCCGCACGACCAAGACGCCAGACCGGCCGCGCGAAGAGCACGAGCATCACGATGGCGGCGAGAAGGAAGCGCACGGCAAGAAAATCGACCACCGCCATACGACCGACGACGTCCTTGATGAGGACGAAGGTGGATCCCCAGATCGCCGTGACCGATAGCAGCCCGATAGTGGCGAGACCACCGCCTTTCCGCGCGCTCATCGCGGCTTGCGCATCAGCTGGCCGGGGATCTTCAGCAGGAAATGGCTCCAGATGCCGAGCCAGACCGCCCAGCGCACGAACGGGTTACGCGCGGAGGGATCGTGCCGGCGAAACCAGAGGTACATGCTGCGATGCTTGTGGCGGCTGACGAAAACGGGACGATGACGGCTGGATCCGC from Luteibacter mycovicinus includes:
- the pyrF gene encoding orotidine-5'-phosphate decarboxylase, with protein sequence MNFMTALKDAWRRNDSLLCVGLDPEPGRLPAGLSGNEGIFEFCRAIVDATAGLVCAYKPQIAHFAAQRAEDALERVIAHIHATQPGIPVILDAKRGDIGSTAKHYAAEAFDRYDADAVTLNPYLGHDSIAPFLERADKGVILLCRTSNPGGKDFQALDCGGQPLYIRVAETIAREWNTNGNCALVTGATWPEELGRVRLAVGDMPLLVPGIGAQGGDVEAVLRQGKTADGTGLMISSSRAILYASGGPDFADVAHRAADDLRKLVNLHREH
- the def gene encoding peptide deformylase, translating into MIRDILKMGDERLLRVAPPVPDTMIGSAELDTLIQDMFDTMHDAGGVGLAAPQIGVDLQLVIFGFDSSERYPDAPPVPQTILLNPVITPLSQDMEEGWEGCLSVPGLRGAVNRYSLIRYQGVDPGGAPIDRTAEGFHARVVQHECDHLIGRLYPSRITDFTKFGFTEVLFPGMDVGDD
- a CDS encoding carbon starvation CstA family protein, yielding MQSAIPKPSPAGKILWAAIAIVGAWCLGVVALRRGEPINAIWLVTASIAVFLIGYRFYSRLIADKVLQLDPSRATPSVLRNDGLDYVPTDKWVVFGHHFAAIAGAGPLVGPVLAAQMGYLPGTLWILVGVVFAGAVQDFMILGLSLRRDGRSLGHMLRAELGEVPGVIAMVGVLVLMMIVLAVLALVVVKALTHSPWGTFTVAATIPIALLMGLYLRYVRPGRILEVSIIGLVLLLASIWYGKTVADTPALANLFDYDARALAWWLIGYGFFASVLPVWLLLAPRDYLSTFLKIGTIALLALAIFLAAPTLQMPAVTKFIDGSGPVFAGNLFPFLFITIACGAVSGWHSIIASGTTPKLLANEGEARMVGYGGMLMEAFVAIMALIAASSLHPGVYFAMNSPGALVGTTAEAAAQAISGWGFTVTPAELTDTARNIGESTILGRAGGAPTLAVGMAQLLHGIMPGEGMMALWYHYAILFEALFILTTVDAGTRVGRFMIQELAGMAWAPLKRTDSWLGNVVATVICVGLWGYFLYQGAVDPLGGINTLWPLFGIANQMLAAIALMLATVVTVKLKRERYVLVPAVPAAWLVICTLTAGWQKLFDAKISFTAAMQKYADAAASGKLLAPAKTADEMQRIITNNRVDMILTALFMLLVLTMLFFSLRAIVRAWKANRPTAQEEPYVALSSVAN
- a CDS encoding YbdD/YjiX family protein; the protein is MDTNTPNAPRSLWKWAVQTARLCCGVPDYDVYVKHLREHHPEHDIPTYSQFFRERQEARYRGTGGRCC
- a CDS encoding FadR/GntR family transcriptional regulator, which produces MAGKAGGAKNLHARVTEDIGESIVSGVFAPGDALPGEAVLAEQMSVSRTVLREALKVLASKGLIETRQKTGMRVREPKFWKHLDADVLGWRCASMPTEDFVEKLVEMREIIEPAAVMAAARRREPEQLAVIAAALKGMEDAADLDAWAAADLRFHEAVLAATNNELLSALFSVIETALATFFVMSARTAKHFKYSLPQHRAVYEAIRRRRPNEAAVAVRALIADSRANMRKGRKK
- a CDS encoding aldose epimerase family protein, producing MKPVSALVSAILLATSAAATAGEASRASFGTTPDGKDVTVVTLTNGKGMTAKVLSLGAALYALDVPDRNGKPGDIVLGYPDLKGTFDNPQYFGNTVGRYANRIARGKFTLDGKQYSVPVNNGPNSLHGGKVGFDKVIWTVDKVESGATPSVTLTYVSPDGDQGYPGKLTATAKYSLNDKNELTIEYTATTDAPTIVNITNHTYWNLSGEGSGSVMDQVLMIAGDAYLPTDATAIPLGEVRNVAGTDFDFRKAKPIGKDIRDSKEQQLVFGRGYDHNWVISRKEAAQPREVARVTDPKSGRVLSLWSAQPGLQFYSGNFLDATSSGKSGGIYRQGDAFALEPQIFPDTPNHPDFGSARLEPGKTYKNTMTYKFTTTK
- a CDS encoding DMT family transporter, encoding MSARKGGGLATIGLLSVTAIWGSTFVLIKDVVGRMAVVDFLAVRFLLAAIVMLVLFARPVWRLGRAERRRGLALGVLYGFAQWLQTEGLALTSPSVSGFVTGMYVVLTPILALVLFRQRMPLSTWLAVVLATAGLGVLALNGFQIDIGVLLTLASAALYALHIVGLGHWSKPGDAFGMSAVQMVGIAAVCLLATLPHHGPSLPPDGKAWIAVLYMALVAGAFAMLVQTWAQAHMPATRAAIVMTTEPVFAAGFAVLLGVDALTTRMVVGGTMVLAAMYLVELAPRFRRRRPAEALHHDIG